In a genomic window of Bradyrhizobium ontarionense:
- a CDS encoding PcfJ domain-containing protein, protein MAKSLIHRRQEAERARVEAYQLTLRRVARPTRPPPDLHNAIREAQAGFTADIIRAPEAWKPQLKTRDAARLRLGAARHLFARYKVAAHLEQIWIDAVGLGHDEISLRKRWYIVAASGGSLYKAGASAWLSRKEVHAFLNPLGQVGFDEAIWQAIARSYTDDPAIVTRIARSRIARTPRGELAFWREAAQFFCAQPTTGEEIDDLCDYIAHRRRRERTFSLKGRSLAALRRLMNEWHRDLAVIARIEAARRRAEMAHRTETQAAVAAAHWPGASLAEWSWSPSAKAGAKRDDYVITQLRTAEDLVAESRAMRHCVASYASRCIAGYASIWSLRHQHGTRTERLLTIELDRQHRAVQVRGFANRVAHPDERKILERWAKARGINLPEI, encoded by the coding sequence ATGGCCAAGTCATTGATCCATCGCCGGCAGGAGGCCGAGCGCGCGCGGGTTGAAGCCTATCAGCTGACGCTGCGCCGCGTCGCGCGGCCAACGCGTCCGCCGCCGGACCTGCACAATGCGATCCGCGAGGCCCAGGCCGGCTTCACCGCCGACATCATTCGTGCTCCCGAAGCGTGGAAGCCGCAGCTGAAGACGCGCGACGCCGCGCGCCTGCGCCTGGGGGCTGCGCGTCATCTGTTCGCGCGCTACAAGGTGGCCGCGCATCTCGAGCAGATCTGGATCGACGCGGTCGGGCTCGGCCACGACGAGATCAGCTTGCGCAAGCGCTGGTACATCGTGGCCGCCAGCGGCGGCTCGTTGTACAAGGCCGGCGCGTCGGCCTGGCTGTCGCGCAAGGAGGTTCATGCCTTCCTCAATCCGCTCGGTCAGGTCGGTTTCGACGAGGCGATCTGGCAGGCGATCGCGCGCTCCTACACGGACGATCCGGCCATCGTGACGCGGATCGCACGGTCCAGGATCGCGCGGACGCCGCGCGGCGAGCTCGCGTTCTGGCGAGAGGCGGCGCAGTTCTTCTGCGCGCAGCCGACGACAGGCGAGGAGATCGATGATCTCTGCGACTACATCGCCCACCGTCGCCGGCGCGAGCGAACGTTCAGCCTCAAGGGACGGTCGCTTGCGGCGCTGCGCCGGCTGATGAACGAGTGGCATCGCGACCTCGCGGTGATCGCCCGCATTGAAGCCGCGCGACGGCGGGCCGAGATGGCGCATCGCACGGAGACGCAGGCGGCCGTGGCCGCTGCGCATTGGCCGGGCGCATCGCTTGCGGAGTGGTCGTGGAGCCCGTCAGCCAAGGCGGGCGCGAAGCGTGACGACTATGTCATCACGCAGCTGCGGACCGCCGAGGACCTCGTCGCCGAGTCTCGGGCGATGCGCCACTGCGTCGCGAGCTATGCCAGCAGGTGCATCGCCGGCTACGCCTCGATCTGGTCGCTGCGGCACCAGCACGGCACCAGGACGGAGCGGCTGCTGACGATCGAGCTGGATCGCCAGCATCGTGCGGTGCAGGTGCGCGGCTTCGCCAACCGCGTGGCTCATCCTGACGAGCGCAAGATCCTGGAGCGCTGGGCCAAGGCGCGCGGGATCAACCTGCCGGAGATATGA
- a CDS encoding PDR/VanB family oxidoreductase: MSDALHTVVVARKATEAHNMASFELVPADDQPLPGFTPGSHIDVTLPNGLTRQYSLLNSASERNRYCIGVWKDGNSRGGSKALHLDINEGDRLQVSRPRNRFKIPKDTKRALLVARGIGVTPILSIADTLKAKNIPFELHYVFALMSPDSFRGTIAASSFAENTKYYKESSEDNQLLKPADLFADRPDDTQLFICGVDWWMDPILALAKQKGFAEERVHVERFTAKAAAALLDKVFDVTIKSTGATFKIPGDKTVTAFLEENGVKIATSCEQGMCGTCKTRVVDGEIDHRDKRLSAAQRGEGYFLPCVSRAKGDRLVLDL, translated from the coding sequence ATGTCCGACGCCCTGCACACGGTCGTCGTGGCCAGGAAGGCCACCGAGGCCCACAACATGGCCTCATTCGAACTCGTCCCGGCAGACGATCAGCCGCTGCCCGGATTCACCCCCGGCAGCCATATCGATGTCACCCTGCCGAACGGGCTGACACGGCAATATTCGCTGCTGAACAGCGCCTCCGAGCGCAACCGCTACTGCATCGGCGTGTGGAAGGACGGCAACAGCCGCGGCGGCTCCAAGGCGCTGCATCTCGACATCAATGAAGGCGATCGGCTGCAGGTCAGCCGCCCGCGCAACCGCTTCAAGATTCCAAAGGACACCAAGCGCGCGCTGCTCGTGGCGCGCGGCATCGGCGTCACGCCGATCCTGTCCATCGCCGACACGCTGAAGGCCAAGAACATTCCGTTCGAGCTGCACTACGTGTTCGCACTGATGTCGCCGGATTCATTCCGCGGCACCATCGCGGCCTCGTCCTTCGCCGAGAACACCAAGTACTATAAGGAATCCAGCGAGGACAATCAGTTGCTGAAGCCGGCAGATCTGTTCGCCGACCGGCCCGACGACACCCAGCTGTTCATCTGCGGCGTCGACTGGTGGATGGACCCGATCCTCGCGCTGGCCAAGCAGAAGGGCTTTGCGGAAGAGCGCGTTCATGTCGAGCGCTTCACCGCGAAGGCCGCCGCCGCGCTGCTCGACAAGGTGTTCGACGTCACCATCAAGAGCACCGGCGCGACCTTCAAGATTCCCGGCGATAAGACCGTCACCGCATTCCTCGAAGAGAATGGCGTCAAGATCGCGACCTCCTGCGAGCAGGGGATGTGCGGCACCTGCAAGACCAGGGTCGTCGACGGCGAGATCGATCATCGCGACAAGCGTCTGTCTGCCGCGCAACGCGGCGAAGGATACTTCCTGCCCTGCGTGTCGCGCGCCAAGGGCGACCGGCTGGTGCTGGATTTGTAA
- a CDS encoding nitroreductase family protein: MFVSPSSAAELPAAADIALAYHVRTKHSLKRYAAGPETLDWDAQPNPFREFAGSPRVNLPLTSDRLAASFAEACDGTAPIQPFTIDNVALLLELSFGLAAWKEYGPDRWALRCNPSSGNLHPTEAYVISESIAGLTDGVYHYLSRDHVLERRCRRDASPTGQPLLWLGLSSIHWREAWKYGERAFRYCQLDLGHALGAISYAAAALGWHARVIDGIDSAALAAIMGLDRTGDFAGVEAEDADVLLAISPRDIATPTRPELPRPATIADEWKGQANRLDRHPLYRWPVISEVSAATAGEGHDVVPAAPSPPALPSRSQARATELILNRRSAQRFDAKFTMDRTAFHQMLDTLLPRTTTPWTTWPFATRLHPLLFVHRIDGLTPGLYALPRSDNAEADLRRALRPDFDWQRVEGAPDHLPLFHLLPTDSRGVIRTASCHQAIAGDSCFAVAMLAEFAPLVSDNPWRYRQLHWEAGLIGQVLYLEAEASGLRGTGIGCFFDESVHEMLGIVTADFQTLYQFTVGRPLTDDRITTQPAYPGRTRNEAGVLP, from the coding sequence ATGTTCGTGTCACCGTCCAGCGCGGCAGAGCTCCCCGCCGCCGCCGACATAGCACTCGCCTATCACGTGCGCACCAAGCATAGCCTGAAGCGCTATGCCGCCGGGCCGGAGACGCTGGACTGGGATGCGCAGCCCAATCCGTTCCGCGAATTCGCGGGCAGCCCACGCGTCAATCTGCCTCTGACCTCGGATCGTCTCGCTGCGAGTTTTGCCGAGGCCTGCGACGGCACGGCGCCAATCCAACCGTTCACCATCGACAATGTCGCACTGCTGCTGGAATTGTCGTTCGGGCTTGCAGCCTGGAAGGAATACGGCCCGGACCGCTGGGCGCTGCGCTGCAATCCCTCGAGTGGCAATCTGCATCCGACCGAGGCCTATGTCATCAGCGAGAGCATCGCTGGTCTCACTGATGGCGTCTATCACTACCTGAGCCGGGATCACGTGTTGGAGCGGCGCTGCCGGCGCGACGCCTCGCCAACCGGGCAGCCGCTGCTGTGGCTCGGCCTGTCCTCGATCCACTGGCGCGAGGCCTGGAAATATGGCGAGCGCGCATTCCGCTATTGCCAGCTCGACCTCGGTCACGCGCTCGGCGCCATCAGCTACGCCGCCGCCGCGCTGGGCTGGCACGCCCGTGTCATCGACGGCATCGACAGCGCTGCGCTTGCGGCCATCATGGGCCTGGACCGCACGGGCGACTTTGCCGGTGTCGAGGCCGAGGATGCCGACGTGCTGCTGGCGATCTCGCCGCGTGATATCGCGACGCCCACACGCCCGGAGCTGCCGCGTCCCGCCACGATCGCCGACGAATGGAAGGGACAGGCCAACCGGCTCGACCGCCATCCGCTCTATCGCTGGCCTGTCATTTCCGAGGTGAGCGCCGCGACGGCCGGCGAAGGACATGACGTCGTTCCCGCCGCGCCATCCCCGCCAGCCCTGCCGTCCCGATCACAGGCGCGCGCGACCGAACTCATTCTCAATCGCCGCAGCGCGCAGCGCTTCGATGCCAAGTTCACGATGGATCGCACCGCATTCCATCAGATGCTGGACACGCTGTTGCCCCGTACCACTACGCCTTGGACTACGTGGCCATTCGCAACACGGCTGCATCCGCTGCTGTTCGTCCACCGTATCGACGGCCTCACGCCCGGGCTTTATGCGCTGCCACGCAGCGACAATGCAGAGGCCGACCTGCGGCGCGCACTCCGTCCCGACTTCGACTGGCAGCGGGTCGAGGGCGCTCCTGATCATCTGCCATTGTTTCATCTGCTCCCGACCGACAGTCGCGGCGTGATCCGCACCGCGAGCTGTCACCAGGCGATCGCCGGCGACAGCTGCTTTGCGGTGGCGATGCTGGCCGAGTTCGCGCCTCTCGTCAGCGACAATCCATGGCGCTATCGCCAGCTGCATTGGGAGGCCGGCCTGATCGGGCAGGTGCTCTACCTAGAGGCCGAGGCCTCGGGCCTGCGCGGCACCGGCATTGGCTGCTTCTTCGACGAGTCCGTGCATGAGATGCTCGGTATCGTCACGGCCGATTTCCAGACGCTTTATCAATTCACCGTCGGCCGTCCGCTGACCGATGATCGCATCACGACACAACCGGCCTATCCGGGCCGTACGCGCAACGAAGCGGGAGTCCTGCCATGA
- a CDS encoding ankyrin repeat domain-containing protein, with protein sequence MRPRIPFQRIDVSRAADILQRDDVLRFDVRDQASFNEAHIAGAQHLTQRNLSELITGTTRRTAILIYCYHGNASQEYAQTFADLGFTEVYSLDGGYEAWRQRFPARNGSAAISPELAAWLAIQGFPADDFDATIANRTTPLMKAAHLGNVTVIRDLLAAGAAIAARNADGNNALWLACVGHHLDAIDALVEAGIDIDNPNDNGATALMYASSSGKAEVVAHLLAKGADISTETLDGFTALDMAASLECLTLLRRAAKAAAPTTPAPEIRP encoded by the coding sequence ATGAGACCGCGCATCCCATTCCAGCGCATCGACGTCAGTCGGGCCGCTGACATCCTGCAGCGCGACGACGTCCTGCGCTTCGACGTCCGCGATCAAGCTTCGTTCAACGAAGCGCACATTGCCGGCGCGCAGCATCTCACCCAGCGCAATCTCTCCGAGCTGATCACTGGTACGACCAGACGGACGGCGATCCTGATCTACTGCTATCACGGTAATGCCAGCCAGGAATATGCACAGACGTTCGCCGATTTGGGCTTCACGGAGGTGTACAGCCTGGACGGCGGCTATGAGGCGTGGCGACAGCGATTTCCCGCACGCAACGGCTCGGCTGCAATCAGTCCAGAGCTGGCGGCGTGGCTCGCCATACAGGGCTTTCCCGCCGATGATTTCGACGCCACCATCGCCAACCGCACCACGCCGCTGATGAAGGCCGCGCATCTCGGCAACGTCACCGTGATCCGCGATCTGCTCGCTGCGGGCGCCGCGATCGCAGCAAGAAACGCAGACGGCAACAATGCGCTGTGGCTCGCCTGCGTCGGCCATCACCTCGACGCCATCGACGCGCTGGTCGAGGCCGGCATCGACATCGACAACCCCAACGACAACGGCGCCACCGCGCTGATGTACGCATCCTCATCCGGCAAGGCCGAGGTCGTCGCGCATCTGCTCGCCAAGGGCGCAGATATCAGCACCGAAACGCTCGACGGCTTCACCGCGCTCGACATGGCCGCCTCGCTCGAATGCCTCACGCTGCTGCGCCGCGCGGCCAAGGCGGCAGCCCCGACCACGCCGGCACCCGAGATCCGGCCGTGA
- a CDS encoding Rieske (2Fe-2S) protein, translated as MTEREPEVFVICPTTSIAPGEAMAFSLSRFGDNGEARPFPIVIIHTASGGFAGYVNSCPHEGKWLNIGSGQFFNADRTQLRCGRHGATFEIDTGLCTGGACEGQSLEPIALAVIDGEICLCGVALVEDNSFPESFDDLDETMEIMIHPD; from the coding sequence ATGACGGAACGTGAGCCGGAAGTCTTCGTGATCTGTCCGACCACGAGCATCGCGCCGGGGGAGGCGATGGCGTTCAGCCTGTCGCGGTTCGGTGACAATGGCGAGGCGCGGCCATTTCCGATCGTGATCATCCATACGGCGTCAGGCGGTTTCGCCGGCTACGTCAACAGCTGCCCTCACGAGGGCAAGTGGTTGAACATCGGCAGCGGCCAGTTCTTCAATGCCGACCGGACGCAGCTGCGCTGTGGCCGTCACGGGGCGACGTTCGAGATCGACACCGGCCTGTGCACCGGCGGCGCCTGCGAAGGCCAGAGTCTCGAGCCGATCGCGCTCGCCGTCATCGATGGCGAGATCTGCCTGTGCGGCGTCGCGCTGGTCGAGGACAACAGCTTTCCCGAGTCCTTCGATGATCTCGACGAGACCATGGAAATCATGATCCATCCGGATTGA
- a CDS encoding glutathione S-transferase family protein has product MKFYMTPGSCSTGIHIILEELEEVFEAYIVNLPAGDNFKPDYVAINPKATIPALVRGDGSVLTEVPAIAYWLGRSRPRAKLWPDDVETETRLLETMTYIAGTVHGHGFARIFATPTFSRDEADQESVRALGRNIVVKGFAILNKMLGEQPYLGGEFSVADPILFYVEFWADKIGIPMPANLLAHYRRMLARPVVQRVLREEGYNPATLGQAGE; this is encoded by the coding sequence ATGAAGTTCTACATGACGCCGGGATCGTGCTCGACCGGCATCCACATCATTCTCGAAGAGCTCGAGGAGGTGTTCGAGGCGTACATCGTCAACCTCCCGGCCGGCGACAATTTCAAGCCGGACTATGTCGCGATCAACCCGAAAGCGACGATCCCAGCGTTGGTGCGCGGCGACGGCAGCGTGCTGACCGAGGTGCCTGCGATCGCCTATTGGCTCGGCCGCTCGCGGCCGCGGGCGAAGCTCTGGCCTGATGACGTCGAGACCGAGACACGGCTACTCGAGACCATGACCTACATCGCCGGCACCGTGCACGGCCACGGCTTCGCGCGCATCTTCGCCACCCCGACCTTCAGCCGCGATGAGGCCGATCAGGAGTCCGTCCGCGCGCTCGGCCGCAACATCGTCGTGAAGGGCTTTGCGATCCTGAACAAGATGCTCGGTGAGCAGCCCTATCTCGGCGGCGAGTTCAGTGTCGCCGATCCGATCCTGTTCTATGTCGAGTTCTGGGCCGACAAGATCGGCATTCCAATGCCGGCCAACCTGCTCGCGCACTACCGCCGCATGCTGGCGCGGCCGGTCGTGCAACGGGTGCTGCGCGAGGAAGGCTACAATCCAGCAACGCTGGGACAGGCGGGAGAATAG
- a CDS encoding ATP-binding protein has translation MKLQIERPTIEAMAAAFPHLASLKEQLRFGDKVEVNLAQLASAELDFLRNSYQKAGPEWHARAAHIATLQRAFNDSGTRFSEHELESVLPAIARYLIADAIRGWMFTANVASRPLPYVVTRLDYTAPSNDESGRVFIELKANAKGSITTSTLRISTGDIVGKTVAEIFAAKGFLKETPELISAYDETAERYFAWRGRYGAQFSGRGIGFFADDPNSSHRDMDWSRKDVIVLSSGGGSARLVNDEGILTERALTLEVTGDILGQYLRKAAKSNLYDAEQEVEQSKAAIPKGIFCRIPVHPYMLMFHLDLHHYLWVHADDMMPYAYQPELKQKLVLPEEQTDLIDILTAEMDLLMDDIVAGKSGGTTVLCAGPPGVGKTLTAEVYAEIIGRPLYRVHSGQLGLNVAAMESALKDALTRAQRWGAVMLIDEADVYIKRREDDMTMNAVVGVFLRVLEYFNGLLFLTTNRIDDIDEAIVSRCIALIKFQAPDAAARGRIWRVMCEQFGLKVEAALVELLVETFPGASGRDIKGLAKLVAKYCHHKSVRPTIEVFRRCAIFRGIDLGDHDLLPEAAE, from the coding sequence CGGCCGACCATCGAGGCGATGGCGGCAGCCTTCCCGCACCTCGCCTCGCTCAAGGAGCAACTCCGCTTCGGCGACAAGGTCGAGGTCAACCTCGCGCAACTCGCGAGCGCCGAGCTCGACTTCCTGCGCAATAGCTATCAGAAGGCCGGACCCGAATGGCATGCCCGCGCCGCCCATATCGCGACCCTGCAGCGCGCCTTCAACGACTCCGGTACGCGCTTTTCCGAGCATGAGCTGGAATCGGTGCTGCCGGCGATCGCGCGTTATCTGATCGCTGATGCCATCCGCGGCTGGATGTTCACCGCCAATGTCGCCAGCCGGCCGCTGCCTTATGTGGTGACCCGGCTCGACTACACCGCGCCGTCGAATGACGAGTCCGGCCGCGTCTTCATCGAGCTCAAGGCCAATGCCAAGGGCTCGATCACGACATCAACGCTGCGCATCTCCACAGGCGACATTGTCGGCAAGACCGTGGCCGAGATCTTCGCCGCCAAGGGCTTCCTGAAGGAGACGCCGGAGCTGATCTCAGCCTATGACGAGACCGCCGAGCGCTACTTCGCCTGGCGCGGCCGCTACGGTGCGCAGTTCTCCGGCCGCGGCATCGGCTTCTTCGCCGACGATCCGAACTCCTCGCATCGCGACATGGACTGGTCGCGCAAGGACGTCATCGTGCTGTCGTCGGGCGGCGGCAGCGCGCGCCTCGTCAACGACGAGGGCATTTTGACCGAGCGCGCGCTGACGCTCGAAGTCACCGGCGACATTCTCGGGCAGTATCTGCGCAAGGCGGCCAAGAGCAATCTCTACGACGCCGAGCAGGAGGTCGAGCAATCCAAGGCTGCGATCCCGAAGGGCATCTTCTGCCGTATCCCCGTGCATCCCTACATGCTGATGTTCCATCTCGACCTGCACCATTATTTGTGGGTGCATGCCGACGACATGATGCCCTATGCGTATCAGCCCGAGTTGAAGCAGAAGCTGGTCCTGCCCGAGGAGCAGACCGACCTGATCGATATCCTGACCGCCGAGATGGACCTGCTGATGGACGACATCGTCGCCGGCAAATCGGGCGGAACGACTGTGCTGTGCGCAGGTCCTCCGGGCGTCGGCAAGACGTTGACGGCGGAGGTCTATGCCGAGATCATCGGCCGGCCGCTCTACCGGGTGCATTCCGGCCAGCTCGGACTCAACGTCGCGGCGATGGAGAGCGCCTTGAAGGACGCGCTGACGCGGGCGCAGCGCTGGGGCGCGGTCATGCTGATCGACGAGGCGGATGTCTACATCAAGCGCCGCGAGGACGACATGACAATGAACGCCGTCGTCGGCGTGTTCCTGCGGGTGCTCGAATATTTCAACGGGCTGCTGTTCCTGACCACCAACCGCATCGACGACATCGATGAAGCCATCGTGTCGCGCTGCATCGCGCTGATCAAGTTCCAGGCGCCGGACGCCGCGGCGCGTGGGCGGATCTGGCGGGTGATGTGCGAGCAGTTCGGGCTGAAAGTCGAGGCGGCACTAGTTGAGCTGCTGGTGGAGACGTTTCCGGGCGCCTCGGGACGCGACATCAAGGGGCTGGCAAAGCTGGTCGCCAAATATTGTCACCACAAGAGTGTGCGGCCGACGATCGAGGTCTTCCGGCGCTGTGCGATCTTCCGCGGCATCGACCTCGGTGATCACGACCTGCTGCCGGAGGCGGCGGAGTAA